In a genomic window of Helianthus annuus cultivar XRQ/B chromosome 10, HanXRQr2.0-SUNRISE, whole genome shotgun sequence:
- the LOC118482790 gene encoding uncharacterized protein LOC118482790, whose protein sequence is MASPISSISSISSMSSSSSSAWYSSSSEEDAIMHNMIMNAAQVFMASDEGSSQRLTRRAKYNRDQEAGHDKLVADYFADEPVYPAEIFRRHFRMSRPLFLRIAGDMAQSDPFFTLRNDARGQRGFSNLQKCTSAIRQLAYDYAPDALDEYIRMSERTASRCLHKFCQWVVKLYSKRYLRKPNANDVQKLYQAHEQRHGFPRMLGSIDCMHWQWQNCPVAWQGQYTRGDQGHPTIILEAVASQDLWIWHAFFGLPGSLNDLNIIYQSQIFEDVVAGTGPDTSFTVLGVEYRRGYYLADGIYPTYSTIVKTIPHPTDDKRKKFAKFQEGARKDIERAFGVIQKNGTSFHIQHVRKHQGGYDTLCTLVSSFIT, encoded by the exons atggcttcacccatttcttccatttcttcaatttcttctatgtcttcatcgtcttcgtctgCGTGGTATTCATCATCGTCCGAAGAGGATGCtattatgcacaacatgattatgaacgcggctcaggTGTTCATGGCGTCTGATGAAGGGTCGTCCCAACGGCTAACTAGACGAGCAAAATATaaccgagaccaagaag ccggccacgataaactagtagccgattattttgccgacgaacccgtgtacccagccgagatttttcgacgtcatttccgcatgagtcgtccactgtttttacgtattgcaggcgacatggcccaatctgatccgttttttacattgcgaaacgacgctagggggcaaaggggtttcagtaatttacaaaaatgtacgtcggccattcgccaacttgcGTACGATTACGCACCCGATGCATTAGACGAGTATATTAGGATGTCTGAAAGAACCGCAAGTCGATGTTTGCACAAGTTTTGCCaatgggttgtcaaattgtatagcaagcgatatctgcggaaaccgaacgcaaacgacgttcaaaaattatatcaagcacacgaacagagacatggtttcccaagaatgctcgggagcattgattgcatgcactggcagtggcagaactgcccggttgcatggcaaggtcagtatactaggggagatcaGGGACATCCCACTATCattctagaggctgttgcgtcacaggatctctggatatggcatgctttttttggtctacctggttcgctcaatgaccttaacatcatataccagtcacagatatttgaggatgtagtggcgggtacaggtccagacacaagctTTACGGTTTTAGGGGTGGAGtacaggcgaggttactacctagccgatgggatttacccaacgtactcgacaatCGTTAAAACTATCCCGCACCCGACCGACGACAAAAGAAAAAAGTTTGCGAAGTTTCAAGAGGGTgcaagaaaagatattgaacgggcttttggtgttatacaaaaaaatggcacatcatttcacatccagcacgttcgcaaacaccaaggaggttacgacacattatgtacgcttgtatcatccttcataacatga